The Actinomycetota bacterium genomic interval CTCCTCCATCAGTCGTACTACAGTAAACGAACTGATCGAGAAGTATCAGATTCTAAGTCGCGTGGGCAACCTTTCGAGCGGCGGTGGCTCGGCGTATGGAAACTGCGCCATGCTTATACTAAAGCGCAAGCCGCCATTGGCCATCGCGCCGGGAGAGAACAGGGAGAAAACGACCACGAAAAGAAGCATAAAGGTAACCAGGGCTCCGACAGGAATGACCTCCACCATCAGGTGCTCGGAGCATCCAAAAGGAATACCCATCAGTCCGTAGATCGCGCAATTCGGCATCAAGCATGGAGGCGCCAGTGCGGCAAATACCGCAATCACCAGGACTGCGGCGAGTACGGCTATTATGGCTGCCGACCTGTACATAAAACGGCGTTCCTCCGGATGCCGAAATTTCAATCTATTGCGTTTTGCGCAAATACTATGCCAACAGGAGAAGGGCCGGTCTCCCGGCCCTTTCTCAAACTACTCTGGTCGTCAACTTAGGTTTTCGTGGCCCAGCGCCTGAGACCGTAGCCTGCAGATCCCATGAGCGTTGAGAGCATCGCCAGGAGCCAACCTGTGCCGCCCGTGAAGGGGAGGAACGGGTCCTCGTCGCTCTCTGTGAGCGGGAGGATCGGGTCCTCGTCTTCGACCGGAGGCTCTTCATCGATTGGAAGCTCTTCGTCTATCGGAAGCTCTTCCTCATCAACCGGGGGCTCCTCGTCTACAGGAGGTTCCTCATCGACTGGAGGCTCTTCCTCGTCGACTGGGGGCTCCTCATCAACCGGGGGCTCCTCGTCTACAGGGGGTTCCTCATCGACTGGAGGCTCTTCCTCGTCAGGGGGCAGATAGTCCCATGACACATGGCTTAGCACGAGCTTTCCATCGCTTGAGTTCACAACCACGGAGGCCGACAGGAGTACATCATGGCCACTTGTACCAACATAGAAGTGCTGGGTCCTGCCAGCGCCAACAGAGATGCCTGTCGCTGTTCTGGTTCCACCCGATGCAAAGGTTACAGTAAGTTGCCCTGCTGGAGACCCCTCATCAAGTTGGTTTAGGACAAAGTGCCAAACTACTGGATCTGCCAATCCGCCGTCATCAGACTCATTGTTGAAAGTCTCGCTGCTTGCGCCCACATGCGATCCGTGAAGCTGGATCGTAGAAAGCCCTAAGGCTACCCCGGCGAACAGCAGCAAAAATACCATTGCTGCCACCATGGGTAGCGATGCCAGAGTGAGCTTACTGAAACTTCTTTGTACTGAAGTCTTCATGATGCTCGCCTCCTTTATCTATCAATCGGTGCTTTCCTTTCACTTAATACTTACCCAAAATTACACTTTACTAATCATTTTACTTAGCTCTTACTAATTATGATTAAATGCCCCGACCCTTAGCGCAAGACCCTTGATTATTGTGGATGCATTACGGATCGCCTTTAGCGGTAAGCGTGAGCTTTGCCTCATCTTCAACACTAAGCGATGACGTTTGCTTATGAGTTGACACAGGGGTAGCACACAAAATTAACAGAAACATTAAGCGATAGAAGCATTGACGCGCGGGGAGGGGCCATGACATGTTCTTTTAGAGGGCGACTTTTTCCAATCGGGCGAAGAGATAACTGCGTGGAAATGGTTGTTGAAGAATAATTTTTAAAGGGGGCGAAAAAATCAATGAAGAAGAAAGTCCGTACTGTGTCGGTGTTGCTAGCGGGGATTCTTTTAATGTCTAGTACCTTTGCGACTCCGATAGCCGCCGGGCAGGGAAATGGCAGGGGGCAAGAAAAACAACGTGCGCAGCAAGTTCAGTATCTTGATGCAGAGATACAAGTGATTGACGGTCAGCCAATGCTTAAGGTTGAAACAAAAGAAGGCTATGCATCCTATGAGTTCCCTTGGCCGGAGGTAGCGATTGTCGATGGCAGGGAGGTTACCTTGGAAAGACAGGGTAATTACTTTTTGCTCCAAACAGATGATGGTACCGAAAAAGTCTCCATTGAGGACTTTCAGGTGGCACTGGTAGCCGGACAATTGATGTTAGTAAAAAGCGTGAATCCTTGGTGGACGGTACCAGTCGCAGTTGCTAAGGCTGCACTAATAGCCGCAGGAGTGCCAGTAACAATGGCAAACTTAAGCGCTGCGACCCTATTGATAGCGGCAGGTAAAAGTGTGACTGCGATAACAGTCCGACGGGTAGTATTAGCCCAGACCGCAATAGCTGCCGGAGTTGCAGTGGATAGGGCTGTTTCGACGTATAATCTTCTACGCGCAACCTATAGATGGATAATAGGTACTTGCATGTCGTGTGGCAGACTACGCACGCCCGGTGGTAGTTTTGGTGATTTTTATAGTAGCGCGTGCGCCCGAAGGCTTGGCGGTCAGCGCTCTTTTCCCTAGCCTTTAGATGTTTCTCTAAGAATAATGGCTCATGGGCCGCCCTGGTGGTAGCCCATGAGTGTATCATTTTTAATTTGGGAGTATTGATTTCTTATGGATACAGAAGATTTGATACTTACATATATAGTGATATGCGCGGTGTTTGGTTTGATATTCTTTGTCCCAAGTTTTCTTGGACAAAACGCCTGGTTATGGCTAAATAGCCGTTTTTTATGGCCACAGGACGATATAAGAAAACCCAGAGCCAAGATCTCTTTCTCCTCCTCATTGGACGAGTTTCCGTTCTGGAGCATTCTTGCCGATCTTGTGATAACTAATACAATACTTGTAGTACTGTGCGAATTGGATATATTCAATATCCCTCCAGGAGAATTACCCCTATCAGATTATATTGCTATAGCTGTAGAGACACAGCAATTACACGACCCGGAGCATGTCATGGTTCGTATCACTATTATGGCAACAGTATATTTCATTGCTGGTGCTGTGAACCAATGGTTGCGTGAAAGAAAAAGATTGAAAAGACTGAAGGCTAGTTTTGCTGAGTAATTAAACGCCCCCCCCCGAGCCAGATGTACCTCGCGAAAACAAGCTATAAGCGGGTAAAAGGTCACCTTTTATTCCCGAGAGTTTGGCCATCTCCGCGTCGTAAAGCAACATCACGCATGTCTGACTGGGAGAAGTTGAAGATCATGTCGACGTTGAGCGGGCGAAACTTGCTGGCGGCTCGTCAGAAGAAAAGGGGCACCAGATTCGTACGTTTCTAGGTAGAGGAGGATTTTTGTGCCGAACCCTATATTGCCGGTAACGACGGACCCCGTAGTGGCGGTAATAGCATTTATTGCCTTATGGATGCTGCATTCCTACATAGTTCGCAAATAAGACCGCAAGGGCACTGTTTCCCTCTTTATTTACAAAGCCGTTGGTTCTACGATGGGGGCAAGAATACATTTTCGTATTTCCGCTGAATTATAACTCTATTTTTATTGGCCGATTTGCAGCCCTTCTTTTTTCGGCTGGAGATCAAATCTCCGTTCACAAGGAAGTTGCGAATCGGAGGGGACTGGATAAAAGGCCTTACTCTGGTGGTGCTTTATTTGTAGGCTTTCTGCTGCTAGTTATCCCAGAGAGGCTTGGACAAAAAGTCGGCATTTGGGCTGTCGCGCGACTATTTCCGTCATAGCCGCAGGGCAGACAGGGCGGACCACCGTCTATCAGGAGACTATCTGGCTGGTTGTGGGTTGCATCTGTGTTTATTGCCGTAGTTGCAGTTGAAGGCATTTTTCATTATTGGTTTTGTAGGTAATTTTCTTAGTAGTTGGCATCGTTTCACAAAAAAGAAGCAAAACAGCTCAGATCCAGCTTCTGAAAAGATAGGGTAAAGACTCTCTTGCCTGGTCGCGAACGCTGTTCACGCTCACGAAAAACTGCCGCACCATCGCGATCAGCAGGTATCTGCCTTTGGCGGTAAGCGTGAGCCTTGCCTCATCTTCAACACTAAGCGATGACGCTTGCCTATGAGTTGACACACAGGGGTAACACACAAAATTAACAGAAACATTAGGCAATAGAAGTATTGACGTGCGGGTCGGGGCTATGACATGTTCTTTTAGAGGGCGACTTTTTCCAATCGGGTGAAGAGATAACTGCGTGGAAACGATTTTAGCTGGGCATTTTTCAATACGCCCTGACGGTTTGTGTGCATTTTCCACGGTATCCTTGTTTTATTCGGTGGAAATAACCATGCTTTTGAGGGGTGCGAATTTTTGAAGGATATGATCCCGTGATCGACTTGCTAGCAGTAATTGGGTTCATTGTCTTAGGGTTATTTTTTTGGGGCATATTTCATGTACTTATTCCCACTTATCTGGCAAATAAAGCTGCGAAGCTACTATTTCCCTCTTTATGTACAAAGCCAGTGGATGACCGATTTTGGCACTTTTTTGTTTTCCCTCTTCCGCTGCTACTTATCATATCTCTATCGCTTTTACACTTCGGGTTAGATCTTGACTTGCAAATACCAACGTGGTTCCCATGGGCTCCTGAGGGTTTGCACCATATGTATCACAGATTTGCGCCCTCAGTGCCAGTTGCCGTGTTTATTGGCCGGTTTATAGTGGTGCTTTTCTTCAGCTGGCGGATGAAAATTAAAGATAGCAGCTCACAGGGTGCATTGCCTTAGTTAGGAGCGTTGATTCTTATGGAAACAATAGGTCTGATACTCCTTACTCTAGTGGTGTTTTTGCTTGTGGCCCTTTTGCTGATGGTTACCCCAATAGAGCTTGGGCATCAAGGCGGAAATTGGGCTGTCTCGCGACTCTTTCCGTCATGGCCGCCAGGCAGACGGTGGTACGACGAGCTACCGCTCAGGAAACTATCTGGCTGGTTGCGGGTTGCACCTGCAGTTATCGTTTTAGCTATGGCTCAAGCAGTGTTCGATAACTTTATTGCTGAGGAACCTAGCCCGCTAGGCGCCCCCTACCTTATCTTTACATCGTTGCAGGAGCAGCGACTACAAGAAGACCCTGTGCATTTGATGATTTACGGCATCCTTTTAGCTACGGCATTTTTCATTATTGGTTTTGTAGGTACTTTTCTTAGTAGCTGGCATCGTTTCACAAAAAAGAAGCAAAGCAGCTCATATCCAACTTCTGAAAAGCCGTACTTGAATTCTGATGCTAAATAGCAAGACGTCGTCAAAAGCATGATTCCTCTCAGCATTTTCCCTCGCCGAAAAGCAACGCGCGCTCCTCGGCGGGTAAAGACTCTCTTGCCTGGTCGCGAACGCTGTTCACGCTAACGAAGAACTGCCGCATCATCGCGACCAGCAGGTATCTACCTTTAGCGGTAAGCGTAAGCCTTACCTCATCGTCTACGTCAAAAGCACCGTTCATGCGCAGGAATGCCATCTCAATGGGCAGGGCCCGATCGATCGCCACCCCAAAATCATCGGCAAACTTACGCTTGTCCAGCGAAAGACCGAACAGCTCCATGAGAATCCTGTAGCGCATTCTCGATCCGCGAGAAAAACGCCTCGTCTGCGCGATAGAGGTGCCGTGAGAATCAATCCGGCGGATATAGTCATCGACCGAGAATGTGCTCACATATAGCGCTCCGCCAAGGTAGGAGAAAACGCCGCTCCCGACCCCGACGTACTCCTCATAATCCACGATGTACTCGTCGAGCATGCCTTTTCCCGTATGAGAGAATGTCCACGCGCTGGCAGGCGTGAACTCTGGGGCCAGCTTTTCGACTATCGTGTGATAGTAGAGAGCCTCACGCTCGTAGCTCACCGCCCCCACCGTGCGCCTGAGTGAATCCTCCACCACCGGCGAGGCCATGAGCGGGTAGAAGGTCGTCTGGTTCACTCCCGAGGCCTTGATCATCTCCGCGTCATGAAGAAGCATCTCGCGTGTCTGGCTCGGGAAGTTGAAGATCATGTCGACGTTGAGAGAGTGGAACTTGCCGGCGACCCAGCGCAAGCGCTCAAGTATCTCTTCACTCGAGCCGTATTTCTCGTAGCGATCCATCTGCTTGAGCAGCGAGTCGTCAAAGCTCTGGACCCCTACGCTGAATCGATCGACACGCGACACCAAAGGATCGACGACCTCCGGGATCAAATGATTCGGATTACTCTCCGAAGAAACCTCCCGGATATCAAAGAGTGACTTGGCGAGATCTATCGTCTCGCACAACTCGTCCACGAGCATCGTAGGAGTTCCGCCGCCGATGTACATCGAAGTGCATCGATATCCCCGCTCGGCCACCATACGTATCTCTTCTCGCATGCGGCGAAAGTACTCGCGCGCGCGGCTCTCCTCGAAGGGGATCCTGTTAAACGAGCAGTACGGGCACAGCTTTGAGCAAAAGGGTACGTGTGCATAGAGCAGGTATTTGCGCGCGACGTCCGGCTCCGGCAGGGCTTTTCCATCGAATCGCTTTAGCTTCAGCAGATGGCTCGCCGAATACTGCATCACTGTGGAGATCAGGCGCTCGGCGATCATGATTTTGCGAGCGTTTCGGTATCGCCGAGAGAGGCACGGCGGCCGATGTCCGTGCGATAGGACTTTCCTTCAAAGCTGATCAGCTCCACCGCTCTATATGCTCGCTGCCGAGCCGCTGTAAGATCATGTCCGACCGCGGTCACGTTGAGAACTCTTCCGCCGGCCGTCACAAGCTCTCCGGCCTCATTCAACGCAGTTCCCGCGTGATAAACCCTCACGCCTTCGATCTGCTCGGCCGCCTCGATGCCGGTTATGGGCTTGCCCGTCTCGTACTCGCCCGGATACCCGCTGCTAGCAAGCACTACGCTGACAGCCCAATCATCGCTCCACGCAATCTCGGCGTCCTCAAGTTCGCCCTGCGCACAAGCCAGCATCACCTTCGCCAGATCGCCAACCATTCGAACGAGTATCACCTGCGTCTCCGGATCCCCGAATCGGGCGTTGAACTCAAGAACCCTCGGACCCTCCGCCGTCAGCAT includes:
- a CDS encoding coproporphyrinogen III oxidase family protein, coding for MIAERLISTVMQYSASHLLKLKRFDGKALPEPDVARKYLLYAHVPFCSKLCPYCSFNRIPFEESRAREYFRRMREEIRMVAERGYRCTSMYIGGGTPTMLVDELCETIDLAKSLFDIREVSSESNPNHLIPEVVDPLVSRVDRFSVGVQSFDDSLLKQMDRYEKYGSSEEILERLRWVAGKFHSLNVDMIFNFPSQTREMLLHDAEMIKASGVNQTTFYPLMASPVVEDSLRRTVGAVSYEREALYYHTIVEKLAPEFTPASAWTFSHTGKGMLDEYIVDYEEYVGVGSGVFSYLGGALYVSTFSVDDYIRRIDSHGTSIAQTRRFSRGSRMRYRILMELFGLSLDKRKFADDFGVAIDRALPIEMAFLRMNGAFDVDDEVRLTLTAKGRYLLVAMMRQFFVSVNSVRDQARESLPAEERALLFGEGKC